In the Methanobrevibacter sp. genome, one interval contains:
- a CDS encoding flavodoxin family protein has translation MKTIVINADPKMKQEIAKLLKSAGEGAESVGSEVEYFDLYKLDMRGCMLCSICKKKNKESFKCYWRDDLSPIIEKILNADTLLIGSQIFFNEPTSHYRALVERLIYCIVSYDRNYHYKGNVNVGIFYSVISPKEHFKKNVQPTLKSTEDLFKMLNGEVKVYASYKGLKSHRKTDSQIKEKEEEFEIDLKNAYKIGAELSKIKN, from the coding sequence ATGAAAACCATTGTAATCAATGCAGACCCTAAAATGAAACAGGAAATAGCCAAACTATTAAAATCTGCAGGGGAAGGTGCCGAATCAGTTGGCAGTGAAGTAGAATATTTCGATTTATATAAATTGGATATGAGAGGGTGCATGCTTTGTTCAATCTGCAAAAAGAAAAACAAGGAAAGCTTCAAATGTTATTGGAGAGACGATTTATCACCAATAATTGAAAAGATTTTGAATGCAGACACCCTTTTAATAGGTTCCCAGATATTCTTCAATGAACCGACAAGCCATTACAGAGCTTTGGTTGAAAGACTTATCTATTGCATTGTTTCATATGATAGAAACTATCATTATAAAGGAAATGTCAATGTAGGCATCTTTTATAGCGTCATTTCTCCTAAGGAACATTTTAAAAAGAATGTTCAACCTACACTCAAATCAACAGAGGACTTATTTAAGATGTTAAATGGAGAAGTTAAAGTTTATGCATCCTACAAGGGTTTAAAAAGCCATAGGAAAACAGATTCCCAAATCAAAGAAAAAGAGGAAGAATTTGAAATTGATTTGAAAAATGCCTATAAGATAGGTGCGGAATTAAGTAAAATAAAAAATTAA
- a CDS encoding valine--tRNA ligase, with protein MTNKEIPKDYDHKNEEKWQKKWEEDEIYKFIGDGTRPRYIIDTPPPYPTGLLHMGHILNWAYMDFNARYRREKGMDVLFPQGWDCHGLPTEVKVEETHNIKKNDVTRAEFRDMCTDLTSHNIEVMRGQMRSVGFSQDWSREYITMTPEYRKRTQLSFLKMYDQGLIYQGIHPVNWCPRCETAIAFAEVEYSDNTTFLNYVNFPPAEVPEEVLANVEGNSYVRYADFPDKADASVPGVLIATTRPELMSACVAVVVHPEDERYNSLLGKYVEVPLSGQKVKIIADEEVDMEYGTGAVMICTFGDKTDVAWVNKYDLDVIEAISEQGILTEAAGRYEGMELQPAKKQTIEDLKAEGYLTKQEEVDQNVGQCWRCKTPIEILVKKQWFVAVTKLIDESKKASNEMRWVPEHMESRLLNWADSMEWDWCISRQRLFATPIPVWYCKDCGKVILPDEDQLPIDPTIDQPKHACECGCTEFIPEEDVLDTWMDSSISPLSVADWPNPGWEEIFPSSIRPQGHDIIRTWAFYTTLRCLALTGQKPFDDIVINGMVFGEDGYKMSKSRGNVTGPEEVIAEYGADPLRLWAANSVPGSDVAFDWKNIKHGYKFIRKFWNAFRFISMHIFDEESEKALSGDVEAIKAHLNPMDTWIFAKLNKVNKIVDDAFYDYNYSIAVNTIEQFVWHDFCDEYIEAVKYRLYNDDISEESRIAAKYTLRTVVEDTLKLLAPIAPFFAEEVYQYFGNEGSIHNELWPEIDPNLDSSETEKDGDLAIELIGEVRRFKSASKIPLNANVANVNVYVSDKTQDLKDVFEYYSDDIKGTLKIEDFQILTGKPEVHEKVIEIEPDMSKIGPTFKKNAGQVIGFIKSTDPDEIAKQLEEKGEIAIADGVITEDFLKMKKEIVGASGKKVDILQSEKLGIIVEVVR; from the coding sequence ATGGACTTCAATGCAAGATACAGAAGGGAAAAGGGAATGGATGTATTGTTCCCACAAGGTTGGGACTGTCATGGTCTTCCTACTGAAGTGAAAGTGGAAGAGACCCATAACATCAAAAAGAACGATGTCACAAGGGCAGAGTTCAGGGATATGTGCACTGACTTGACATCACACAATATTGAAGTTATGAGAGGGCAAATGCGTTCTGTCGGTTTCTCACAGGACTGGAGCAGAGAATACATTACAATGACTCCAGAATATAGGAAAAGAACCCAATTGTCCTTTTTGAAAATGTATGATCAAGGATTGATTTACCAAGGCATTCACCCTGTAAACTGGTGTCCTAGATGTGAAACAGCTATCGCTTTTGCAGAAGTGGAATACAGTGACAACACAACATTCCTGAACTATGTGAATTTCCCACCTGCAGAGGTTCCAGAGGAAGTCTTGGCTAATGTTGAAGGAAATTCCTATGTGAGATATGCGGATTTCCCAGATAAGGCTGATGCAAGCGTTCCTGGCGTATTGATTGCTACAACCCGTCCTGAACTTATGTCCGCTTGTGTGGCTGTAGTGGTTCACCCTGAGGATGAAAGGTACAACTCCCTTTTAGGCAAGTATGTGGAAGTTCCTTTATCCGGTCAAAAGGTTAAGATCATTGCAGATGAAGAGGTGGATATGGAATATGGTACCGGTGCAGTAATGATTTGTACCTTTGGGGATAAGACTGACGTTGCTTGGGTAAACAAATATGACTTAGATGTCATTGAAGCGATTTCCGAACAAGGTATCTTAACCGAAGCGGCTGGAAGATACGAAGGTATGGAATTGCAGCCTGCCAAAAAGCAAACCATCGAAGACTTGAAGGCTGAAGGATACTTGACCAAGCAGGAAGAGGTTGACCAGAATGTAGGCCAATGCTGGAGATGCAAGACACCTATTGAGATTCTGGTTAAAAAGCAATGGTTTGTAGCGGTTACCAAATTGATTGATGAAAGCAAAAAGGCATCCAATGAAATGCGTTGGGTTCCGGAACATATGGAAAGCCGTTTATTGAACTGGGCAGATTCCATGGAATGGGATTGGTGCATTTCAAGACAAAGATTATTTGCAACCCCTATTCCGGTATGGTATTGTAAGGACTGTGGCAAAGTCATTTTGCCTGATGAAGACCAATTGCCTATTGATCCAACTATCGACCAGCCAAAACACGCATGTGAATGCGGCTGCACTGAATTCATTCCTGAAGAGGATGTATTGGATACTTGGATGGACAGTTCAATTTCCCCATTATCCGTTGCAGATTGGCCAAATCCTGGTTGGGAAGAGATTTTCCCATCAAGCATTCGTCCGCAAGGTCACGATATCATTAGGACTTGGGCATTCTATACCACTCTCCGTTGTTTAGCACTTACAGGACAAAAGCCATTTGACGATATTGTAATCAATGGTATGGTATTTGGTGAAGACGGTTACAAAATGAGTAAATCCCGTGGAAACGTTACAGGTCCTGAAGAGGTCATTGCAGAATATGGTGCAGACCCATTAAGATTATGGGCTGCAAACAGTGTCCCTGGATCTGATGTTGCATTTGATTGGAAAAACATCAAGCATGGCTACAAATTCATCAGAAAATTCTGGAATGCATTCAGATTCATCAGCATGCACATATTCGATGAAGAGTCTGAAAAGGCTTTAAGCGGTGATGTGGAAGCAATTAAGGCTCATTTAAACCCTATGGACACTTGGATATTTGCAAAGCTCAATAAGGTAAATAAGATTGTTGATGATGCATTTTATGATTACAATTACAGCATTGCAGTAAATACAATCGAACAGTTCGTATGGCATGACTTCTGTGATGAATACATCGAAGCTGTAAAATACAGACTATACAATGATGACATCAGCGAAGAGTCAAGAATCGCTGCAAAATACACTCTCAGAACTGTTGTGGAAGATACATTGAAACTCCTTGCTCCAATTGCACCTTTCTTCGCTGAAGAGGTTTACCAATACTTCGGCAATGAAGGCAGCATTCACAACGAGCTTTGGCCTGAAATTGACCCTAACTTGGATTCTTCTGAAACAGAAAAAGATGGTGACTTGGCCATTGAATTAATAGGGGAGGTAAGAAGATTCAAGTCAGCTTCAAAAATCCCATTGAATGCGAATGTGGCTAATGTAAACGTTTATGTGAGTGATAAGACTCAAGACTTGAAGGATGTATTCGAATACTACAGTGATGACATTAAGGGAACCTTGAAGATAGAGGATTTCCAAATCTTGACTGGTAAGCCTGAAGTCCATGAGAAAGTCATTGAGATTGAGCCGGACATGAGTAAGATCGGACCGACCTTCAAGAAGAATGCAGGTCAGGTCATAGGATTCATCAAATCAACAGACCCTGATGAAATAGCTAAGCAATTGGAAGAAAAGGGCGAAATAGCTATTGCAGATGGCGTTATCACTGAAGATTTCCTAAAGATGAAAAAGGAAATTGTAGGTGCAAGCGGTAAGAAGGTTGACATCTTGCAATCTGAAAAACTCGGCATAATCGTAGAAGTAGTCAGATAA
- a CDS encoding TetR/AcrR family transcriptional regulator: MKIELDPTEEKIVNATFNILQKEGVTKATTKKIAKEAGVNEVTIFRKFDSKKNLVEVTKNYHIQLFMEKLEEIFDFRDNEEIEEYLQISFFGLLSLSDNEFSVLKVALEEVREIPEKKLLISQVTDAILEKNEEFFKMQIEQGKIREVDPRVLGAICFSVLFQSIVFWKVYNVSQDLETNNYNEKFLDILFNGIKSK, encoded by the coding sequence ATGAAGATTGAGCTTGATCCAACTGAAGAGAAAATTGTTAATGCAACATTTAATATTCTGCAAAAAGAGGGAGTTACAAAAGCCACAACCAAAAAAATAGCTAAGGAAGCTGGAGTGAATGAAGTAACCATATTTAGAAAATTCGATTCCAAAAAGAACTTAGTTGAAGTTACAAAAAATTACCATATCCAATTGTTTATGGAGAAACTGGAAGAGATTTTTGACTTCAGGGATAATGAGGAAATAGAGGAATATCTTCAAATCAGCTTTTTTGGATTATTAAGCCTTAGTGATAATGAATTCAGTGTTTTGAAAGTGGCATTGGAAGAAGTGAGGGAAATTCCTGAAAAGAAACTTCTGATTTCCCAAGTCACTGATGCCATTCTCGAAAAGAATGAGGAATTTTTCAAAATGCAAATAGAGCAAGGCAAAATTAGAGAAGTTGATCCAAGAGTCTTAGGTGCAATTTGCTTCAGTGTATTATTCCAATCCATTGTTTTCTGGAAAGTATATAATGTTAGTCAGGATTTGGAAACAAATAATTACAATGAAAAATTCTTGGATATACTTTTTAATGGAATAAAAAGTAAATAA
- a CDS encoding ADP-ribosylglycohydrolase family protein: protein MKGIIGAIAGDIIGSRYEFKPIKTKEFSLFNKKSTFTDDTIMTLAVAKWLINDKNSKEELVRQLQYFGNGYPNGGYGRMFKQWLSTENPKPYGSWGNGSAMRVSPVAWVGESLEEVQKLARISAEVTHDHPEGIKGALATADAVYLARLGSSKEEIRDHIEIRYGYDLNRTLDEIRPSYKFDVSCQGSVPESIICFLEGEDYEDTIRNCISLGGDADTMAAIAGGIASAYWEVPRDIQYKSIERLSYELLNVLIEFEDKFL, encoded by the coding sequence ATGAAAGGAATCATTGGCGCAATTGCCGGAGATATAATTGGATCAAGATATGAGTTCAAACCAATTAAAACCAAGGAATTTTCTCTTTTTAATAAAAAATCCACTTTTACTGATGATACCATTATGACACTTGCTGTAGCCAAATGGCTGATTAACGATAAGAACTCCAAGGAAGAGTTGGTCAGACAACTTCAATACTTTGGAAACGGATATCCCAACGGAGGATATGGAAGAATGTTCAAGCAGTGGTTATCAACTGAAAATCCGAAGCCTTATGGAAGTTGGGGAAACGGTTCAGCAATGAGGGTTTCTCCGGTTGCTTGGGTAGGTGAATCCTTGGAAGAGGTTCAGAAATTGGCAAGGATTTCCGCGGAAGTGACTCATGACCATCCAGAAGGAATCAAAGGAGCACTGGCCACTGCCGATGCTGTCTATTTGGCAAGGCTCGGCTCATCAAAGGAAGAAATCAGAGACCATATTGAAATAAGATATGGTTATGATTTGAATAGGACTCTTGATGAGATAAGGCCATCCTATAAGTTTGACGTTTCCTGTCAAGGTTCCGTTCCGGAATCCATCATCTGCTTTTTGGAAGGTGAAGATTATGAGGACACAATCAGAAACTGCATTTCATTAGGTGGGGATGCAGATACCATGGCAGCCATTGCAGGAGGAATCGCTTCTGCCTACTGGGAGGTTCCAAGGGATATTCAATACAAATCCATTGAAAGATTGTCCTACGAGCTTTTAAATGTTCTAATTGAATTTGAAGATAAGTTCTTATAA